One genomic segment of Rhizobium favelukesii includes these proteins:
- a CDS encoding NIPSNAP family protein, with protein sequence MFYEIRSYRLKNGTIPQYLKVVEEEGIEIQKSHLGTLVGYFFSEIGTINEIVHIWAFASLDDREARRQRLLADPRWQAFLPKIRDLIEAAESKIMKPANFSPRSEAH encoded by the coding sequence ATGTTTTACGAGATCCGGAGCTATCGGCTGAAGAACGGCACGATCCCGCAATATCTCAAGGTCGTCGAGGAGGAGGGGATCGAGATCCAGAAGAGCCATCTCGGTACGCTCGTTGGATACTTCTTTTCGGAGATCGGAACGATCAACGAGATCGTCCACATCTGGGCCTTTGCGAGCCTGGACGACCGGGAAGCGAGGCGCCAGAGGCTTTTGGCGGATCCCCGGTGGCAGGCCTTCCTGCCCAAAATCCGCGATCTCATCGAGGCGGCGGAAAGCAAGATTATGAAGCCAGCTAACTTTTCTCCGAGGAGCGAGGCGCACTGA
- a CDS encoding ABC transporter substrate-binding protein — MKTTFAVAAVAAFVAVSVPAHADNMVFSSWGGTTQDAQKAAWASPFTEKTGITVVQDGPTDYGKLKAMVEAGQVTWDVVDVEGDYAAQAGKNGQLEKLDFSIIDKSKLDPRFVTDYSVGSFYYSFVIGCNADAVSACPKTWADLFDTAKFPGKRTFYKWSAPGVIEAALLADGVAADKLYPLDLDRAFNKLDTIKSDIVWWSGGAQSQQLLASAEAPFGSVWNGRMTALAASGIKTETSWEQNITAADSLVVPKGSPNAEAAMKFIAMATSAEPQAALAKATGYAPINVDSAKLMDPETAKTLPDQQTASQVNADMNYWADNRDAIGEKWYAWQAK, encoded by the coding sequence ATGAAAACAACATTTGCTGTCGCGGCAGTTGCCGCATTCGTGGCTGTGTCCGTACCGGCGCACGCCGACAACATGGTCTTCTCGAGCTGGGGAGGAACGACCCAGGACGCGCAGAAAGCCGCATGGGCAAGCCCGTTCACGGAGAAGACCGGTATCACCGTCGTACAGGACGGGCCGACGGATTACGGCAAGCTCAAGGCGATGGTCGAGGCTGGCCAGGTCACTTGGGACGTTGTCGACGTCGAAGGCGACTATGCCGCCCAGGCCGGCAAGAATGGCCAGCTCGAGAAGCTCGATTTCTCCATCATTGATAAATCCAAGCTCGATCCGCGCTTCGTGACCGATTATTCGGTCGGCAGCTTCTATTATTCCTTCGTGATTGGCTGCAATGCCGATGCCGTCAGCGCCTGCCCGAAGACATGGGCGGATCTGTTCGACACGGCAAAGTTTCCGGGAAAGCGCACATTCTACAAGTGGTCGGCTCCCGGCGTGATCGAAGCGGCACTGCTTGCCGACGGTGTAGCTGCCGACAAGCTTTATCCGCTTGATCTCGACCGCGCCTTCAACAAGCTCGACACGATCAAATCGGATATCGTCTGGTGGTCGGGCGGCGCACAGTCGCAGCAGCTTCTGGCATCCGCCGAGGCTCCCTTCGGCAGTGTCTGGAATGGCCGCATGACCGCGCTTGCGGCGAGCGGTATCAAAACTGAGACCTCATGGGAACAGAACATCACCGCTGCGGATTCGCTCGTCGTGCCGAAGGGTTCGCCGAACGCGGAAGCCGCGATGAAGTTCATTGCAATGGCAACCTCGGCCGAACCGCAGGCCGCCCTTGCAAAAGCCACCGGATATGCCCCAATCAACGTTGACTCGGCCAAGCTGATGGATCCGGAGACGGCCAAGACCCTGCCGGATCAGCAGACGGCCAGCCAGGTGAATGCCGATATGAACTACTGGGCGGACAATCGCGATGCCATCGGCGAGAAGTGGTACGCCTGGCAGGCGAAATAG